The genome window GCCTTATTAGCTGAAGCTGCACCGTTAGGGGACGGAGGGGTTGACGGTTGGCCACTGCTATGTGGCATCCAATTTGTATTCCTAAATCTTAACAGCCTCATTGAGGAATGGCTGAAGGTCCCGGAGCAAGCATTTCAGTCTTGAGTGTCATTACCGAGAGACGAAGTGCTTATAAAGCTGTTCCTAAACAAGATCATCCCATAGTGAAATTGACCGGAGTCTATTAGCCCCTCTCTGATCTGCATCTCCTTCTTAGTGTAGTTAGTAGGGTCGCTTGTACAAGAGCGCGTCTGTAAAGGTGCTAATTGAGCATGTGAtttcctagattttttttttagagaaatgaGAAAACCATCTAGACTGATGTGGCTTTTGATGATGTTCAAGCGTGCACGTACAACATGCTGAAAAGTCCTTCAAACTTGGAAAGGCCAAAGAACTAGTTTCCTGTTAGTACACCCAAAAACTTATTGAAGTCATAGTTCTATAGAACGGTATTTCTAATTTGAATTATCGGTTCCCGACCGATATTGATATATTTCTATTTGGATATGTTCATTTTAGATACCCAACATACCTATATTCGTACTTGTTTTTAGCTTTTTCATTTTCGTTTCTGCTTTTGATAGAATTTTTTTCGAAAAAGAGATGTACTTCACTAATCATATGAATTGGTTCCCAACCTCTGTGTTTTGCAACACATTTGGCCGATCATTTTTACAGAGTTTTTGCTATTGTAGACTCCGTCCTCATGATAGCACAGCAACACAAACATAAAGTAGAGGTTTAATAAATAGCATGTTTCCATCCTAAACAGTCTATTACGAAACCTCCAACCGAACTTGGCGAAGATGTCCATTGTCATTGTCTCCAGAAGTCggcatgcatgatgcattgtAGCTCGCAACTCTTCCTTCTGAAGTAGCGATCAAAATCTGATCCAATACGTAATCTTGTATATAACCTACATGGAAGCATGAGTTGTTGCTCCAttaaaaacaatattatttcGAGTCAGCCAAATAGCCTAACACATAGCAGCAGCTTCGACCAAAATTTGTTTCTTAAGGCTATTCCCTATTCCATTTAGCCAaggcacaaacatatgttgaataCTAGTAGGAGGGTGTAGTCCAAAAGAAGTTTGAATAATTCGCTAGATAAACTTAGCATAATTACACTAGAAGAAAAGATGTTGGGTAGTTTTATTGGAACTATAAAAGAAACATTTTTCATTCTCTTGCCAATTTCTCTTAACTAAGTTATCTTTTATAAGAATTACATCTCTACATATGTATCATAGGAAAATCATAATTTTAAGTGGAAGTTTTAGTTTCCATATTAAGTGATTATTACCTATGTAGTTGGTATTAATTGCTACCCTATACATCGAATTAACTAAAAAAACACCGCTATTATGTAAACCCCAAACAAACATATCCTAGTCATTGTTAAGTTGAATAGCCAGTTTGCGAGGCCAACAATTATCTCCCACCAATGATCTTCTAAAGTCCGAAACTGTAGCTTGTTTTCTATTTGCAATATTGTATAAAATAGGATAATGCTCACTTAAAAGTGGTTGTACCTAGCCATTTGTCTTCCCAAAATCTAATTTAGGAGCCACTTTGTAATCTAAAACTTCCAAAATTCATCAGATCTAACCAGAACTATGAGTttctagggtttttttttcatttgtgtGATAGCCTTATTACTTAGATATTTTATTATAAGTAATCTTTGATGTATCATATCTTCATTAATAAACTTGAATAATCATTTACTTAGCAAACATTTATTCTGTAATGGAAGATCCTAGATTTCAAAACCCCTTGATCTTTTGGTCTACTGAGTATACTTCATTTAGCAAgtctatactattttttatattcaTTATTTTGCCAAAAGAATCTAAATCTACAGTAATCCTATTTcgaaagaaaatatgaaagcaAAAATAGTTATGGATTTTTCTGACAgttccgtccgttttcatcctaGTTGTGCTGGATTTTGGCTGTCCAGTGCATTAATCTCCAGACAGCGTGCCGCGTGTTTTAAACAGTCAGATCCTCGCGTTCAGATTGGCCTAGCTCACGGACTCATAGTCTTCCGATCCAACGAGCCGGACCCTTGAGCTTCCCCGTCCGTCCGAAGCTCCCACGCTCCTTTCCCTCTTCCGCTCCGCTGCTCTACATGAGTAAGGGCAGCTTACTCTGCGCGTTGGTTCTGCTGCAAGCCTGCTTTGTTGTGCGTTCGTCCCTGATCGCGAGCAGCCGGCTGACAGGAGGCCAGATTGGAGACAACTTTCTGTGTCAAGATCCAATCCGAGGATCACGCCTGATGCCAAGCCGTGGTCGCGATGAGTTCGACGGCGCCGAAGCTGACCCAATCTCCGACGGTGAGCTCTCCGGTGACGAGTACGCGAGCGATGATGGAGGTGTATTTGTGGAAGGAGATGAAGCGGATGCGGAGGAAGAAGAGTTGCTGCCGCTAGGTGCTGATGACGGCGGAGCAAAGGATAAAAGCTCGGGAGAGAAGGGAAGTGGTGGAGATGTTGAATGCCCCGAGTGcgggaagctcttcaagaacGATAAATCCATGTTCGGCCACCTCCGGAGCCACCCGAACAGAGGCTATAAGGGCGCAACTCCACCCGTAAAGAAGCTGAAGCTGAAGCTGTCGCCGGACTCCGATGCTGCATCGCCTGCTCCGACATCACCGGGTAGCGATCGTCCGGTAACTCGGTACAGTCAACGCGATCCTCAGTTAACTGCGTTTGAGATGTTGTGCGCCTGCGTGATGCTCACACTCAGGTACAGAGACAGACAAGAAATACAGCAGGCGCCGCCTCCGGTTAGCGAGAGAAAGTTTAATGCAATGGAACAAGCTGAAGGTGTTAGCGAGAGAAAGCTTGATGCAATAGAACAAGATGGAGGTGGAATAGGAGGACCGGGCACGAGCAATGCAGCAGCTGGAGTCAAGAGCAACAATGCAGGTCCCCAAGCCGACAATGCGGTGCTTTGTGACGAACACGGCGGTACCGTCGCCATAGTTCCAAAGAAGAGAAGGAGCATGCCCAAACAAGTCAGTGAGGCACATAAGAAGGTGAAGCTTGTGACAGCCACAAAGGAGAAGCAGAAGCGTCCTTACATCTGCAAGCATTGCAAGGCAGAGTTCCCCACATATCAGGCTCTGGGTGGGCACATGGCCGGCCACCAAAGGGAGAAGAGGGTCCCGGCCCTGAAGGAGAAAGAAACACGTCAGGGTATGGTTGCCCAAGGCCAGAATGGGAAGCAAGCCAAAGGCGGCGATGAGCCCTGGCGCGACGGTCTGTCGCTGTCGAGCAGACGACTCCAGGCTGAGGAGCTCTCCATGGCGTTGAACGTGGAGCGGCAATCTGGTCAGGCATCAGGAGGGCACATGAGGCAGCACGTTGGAAGGAGGAACGATGGCTCGTCATCGATGGCGCCTCTGCCGACTGCCGATGGAGATAGGCGCAGGCTGTTGAACATTGGCCTCAATGTTGAGGCTCCAGAGCAGGAATAGAAGGCACGCGAATCTTTTGCGTGTTCAGAGCAGAATAAAGAACCGTGCGTGCATGCTGTAGGTGAGCAATTTCTATGTAGCGTGAGAGCTGCTTGTACCATGCAAAAGAAGAGTGTGCTCATCTTTTGAAAACAATGCTTGTTAGCAGCATCAATATCTCAGTCCCAGaatgtaaaaaaaatcatgtggcAGAAATTTCATAATATGCTAGTGGCCCTGGTTCAAAATAGATGTCAGTCCTAGAATAAGCTTTCCTAATACTTTGACTGCTATTCTACATCAAAgcatttaactttttcatatgagaATGATATTAATAGGATAATTAGCAAAAGTACTTCTGTATCAATGTAATATTTCTATATAGCTACAAAAGTAACCAAGTTGTGCGTCCAGATGTAAGCAGCAGTAAATTAAAGTACAAGATGCACAGCAGCTAATTTATTTTATCTACTTTGCATCCAGTAGCGGATCGAGAGCCAAAATTAagtgcctgtttgtttcagctagagattctgaaaagcagtttataaaagctggattgttaaaagctgaattgtgaaaagctggattgtgaaaagcttttagactgtagattctaaaaaaatttaatggacagtttagtaaaatggactttcacaatctatcaaaagctgagaaaaaccagcttctcagattctcacaatccaaccagcagattttaaaaagctataaccaaaagctgcctgtttgtttcagcttcggattataaaagctgaaaaccagaatccgaagctgaaacaaacagggcctaagaggggctcaacttcttcctcatcttttctctcctctttttttctcttcttcttcctcttccatatCTAAAAATTGTAAAGGGGCTTGGAGGGACTCTCAAGTGTTCCTGGGTAGCGGCCTCAAGCCCtcccagcccccccccccccccccccccggtgtTGGATCCACCGTTGTTTGCAGGTCCCTTTTTTTCCAAACCAGTTGTAGCGTGGTTGTTATAAAACAGTTGTATTCCACCCCTGAATTGTCCTCTAAATCTTTTAGGCAACCACATATACTTGATTGAAAAATCGAAAACATGGGAAACATATTATTTGTTGGGTTAATGATTTTATTAATTCCTGCTTTAAATATACAGCATAGGCATATTGCATAATAAGAACCTCCTGATCAGAACTAAATAGATCTGATGCAGTTGTAATTTCTTAAGTCAGACAAATTGAAATTTGATGAGTCAGAAGAAGTGTCGATTAAACACAAGATCAGTTCTGTTTGAATTCTAAAAGCAGAGTATGTGCATTGTACCATCCAGTATATTGTTTAGTACTCGAGATCTTAAATGCAAGAAGCCAACCAGTAATCAAGTACATGCCACTTATTATTTTGAACATTACTGCATTGTAGTTTTAAGCTTATATGA of Phragmites australis chromosome 3, lpPhrAust1.1, whole genome shotgun sequence contains these proteins:
- the LOC133910603 gene encoding uncharacterized protein LOC133910603, producing the protein MSKGSLLCALVLLQACFVVRSSLIASSRLTGGQIGDNFLCQDPIRGSRLMPSRGRDEFDGAEADPISDGELSGDEYASDDGGVFVEGDEADAEEEELLPLGADDGGAKDKSSGEKGSGGDVECPECGKLFKNDKSMFGHLRSHPNRGYKGATPPVKKLKLKLSPDSDAASPAPTSPGSDRPVTRYSQRDPQLTAFEMLCACVMLTLRYRDRQEIQQAPPPVSERKFNAMEQAEGVSERKLDAIEQDGGGIGGPGTSNAAAGVKSNNAGPQADNAVLCDEHGGTVAIVPKKRRSMPKQVSEAHKKVKLVTATKEKQKRPYICKHCKAEFPTYQALGGHMAGHQREKRVPALKEKETRQGMVAQGQNGKQAKGGDEPWRDGLSLSSRRLQAEELSMALNVERQSGQASGGHMRQHVGRRNDGSSSMAPLPTADGDRRRLLNIGLNVEAPEQE